A DNA window from Ranitomeya imitator isolate aRanImi1 chromosome 2, aRanImi1.pri, whole genome shotgun sequence contains the following coding sequences:
- the LOC138667647 gene encoding homeobox protein AKR-like, with translation MANIKECILTDSEHDSVELEVPGSKRKRRGNLPKEAVKVLHDWLYEHRHNAYPSDTEKDMLSLQTRLTVLQSWPYTRRLSDERGFGQSSVQQPSKPTVQQKRLLGPALFCSLRERH, from the exons ATGGCCAACATAAAGGAATGTATCCTGACTGACAGTGAGCATGACAGCGTGGAGCTGGAAGTTCCCGGGTCAAAGAGGAAGCGCAGAGGCAATCTGCCGAAAGAGGCTGTGAAAGTCCTACACGACTGGTTGTATGAGCACAGACACAATGCTTATCCCTCAGACACGGAGAAAGATATGTTATCTCTACAGACTCGTCTCACAGTGCTGCAG AGCTGGCCATACACGAGAAGACTGTCGGATGAGCGAGGATTTGGCCAATCGTCCGTCCAACAGCCATCTAAACCGACTGTTCAACAGAAGCGATTGCTCGGCCCAGCACTCTTCTGCTCTCTAAGAGAGCGCCACTGA